One window from the genome of Streptococcus salivarius encodes:
- a CDS encoding ryptide export MFS transporter gives MSKSFLKLLISQLFANLADIFLRVSLIANIYVITKSVIATSMVPILIGLSAFVASLLVPLVTKKLALNRVLSFTQCGKTFLLAILLVMLIKAQFVPALGMYIFVVAISILDGFASPVSFAMIPRYATNLGKANAALSMSGEGVQLIGWGLGGLLYTSLGLFPTLLIVLLLYLLSTFVMLFLPQAKIEQLEAETNLDTLVKGWKLVAKNPKLKLFVQANLLEDFSNTIWVSSVILVFVTEVLKQTESYWGYSNTAYSLGIILGGIIVYKLSENFLAHKWKSILFSLLAMATITASILFFSNTQTFLIFSSLIGFFSQLKEVPESVFLQETVDENQLVHVYSVFEVISTLAFSVFVFLMSSITEKFGITTSFWLSTICILLEASLIYHIRDYLK, from the coding sequence ATGTCTAAATCCTTTCTGAAATTACTTATCTCTCAGTTATTTGCTAACTTAGCTGACATTTTTCTTAGGGTATCTCTCATTGCAAATATCTACGTCATTACAAAATCCGTTATCGCAACCTCAATGGTTCCGATTCTAATCGGATTGTCAGCTTTCGTGGCAAGCCTTCTGGTGCCATTAGTAACTAAAAAACTAGCCTTAAATAGAGTGCTTTCATTCACTCAATGTGGAAAGACTTTTTTATTAGCAATACTCCTTGTAATGCTCATTAAGGCTCAATTTGTTCCAGCCTTAGGAATGTATATCTTTGTTGTCGCTATTTCTATCTTAGATGGCTTTGCGTCGCCCGTATCTTTTGCCATGATTCCTAGATATGCCACAAATTTGGGAAAGGCAAATGCTGCCTTATCAATGAGTGGTGAGGGAGTACAATTGATTGGATGGGGACTGGGCGGTCTCTTATATACTTCGCTTGGTCTTTTTCCCACACTGTTGATAGTCTTACTCCTTTATCTCCTTTCCACTTTTGTGATGCTCTTTCTTCCTCAGGCCAAAATAGAGCAGTTAGAAGCGGAGACAAATCTTGATACTCTAGTAAAGGGATGGAAGTTAGTTGCAAAAAATCCTAAATTAAAGTTATTTGTTCAAGCAAATTTATTAGAGGACTTCTCAAATACAATCTGGGTATCGTCTGTAATCCTTGTTTTTGTAACCGAGGTATTAAAACAAACTGAAAGTTACTGGGGCTACTCAAATACAGCCTATTCCCTTGGTATCATTTTAGGTGGAATAATTGTCTACAAACTATCCGAAAATTTTTTAGCGCATAAGTGGAAAAGTATTCTCTTTTCACTCTTAGCAATGGCGACCATCACAGCCAGTATCCTCTTTTTCTCAAATACACAAACATTTTTAATTTTCTCAAGTTTAATCGGCTTCTTTTCTCAGTTAAAAGAAGTACCTGAAAGTGTCTTTCTTCAGGAAACTGTCGATGAAAATCAGTTAGTACATGTTTATTCTGTATTTGAAGTCATTTCAACCCTTGCTTTTTCAGTTTTCGTCTTTCTGATGAGTTCTATTACTGAAAAATTTGGAATTACAACAAGTTTCTGGCTATCAACAATTTGCATACTTTTAGAAGCTAGCTTGATTTATCATATTCGTGATTATCTAAAGTAA
- the tnpA gene encoding IS200/IS605 family transposase — protein MRQDNNSLAHTTWNCKYHIVFAPKYRRQIIYGKYKASIGQILRLLCERKGVEIHEAEACPDHIHMLVSIPPKLSISSFMGYLKGKSSLMIFDRHANLKYKYGNRKFWCRGFYVDTVGRNQKRIEEYIRNQLQEDVIADQLSLFEEYDPFTGEKNKRK, from the coding sequence ATGAGACAGGATAATAATAGTTTAGCACATACTACATGGAATTGTAAGTATCATATTGTGTTCGCACCCAAATATCGACGTCAGATAATTTATGGGAAATACAAAGCAAGTATTGGTCAAATCTTACGATTATTATGCGAAAGAAAAGGTGTTGAAATTCATGAAGCAGAAGCTTGCCCAGATCATATTCACATGTTGGTGAGTATACCACCGAAACTAAGTATTTCCTCATTTATGGGATATTTAAAGGGCAAAAGTAGCTTAATGATATTTGATCGACACGCTAATTTAAAGTATAAATATGGGAATCGCAAATTTTGGTGTCGAGGGTTTTATGTTGATACGGTTGGACGAAATCAGAAGCGAATTGAAGAATATATTCGTAATCAATTACAAGAAGACGTGATAGCAGATCAGCTAAGTCTATTTGAGGAGTATGATCCGTTTACAGGTGAGAAGAATAAGAGAAAGTAA
- a CDS encoding ABC transporter permease yields the protein MSNYFKADLFKIYKEHRLFLSLGILLTLSILSAFLLRGNEGYTSSVIQLLSQFITLFFIVPANLYFGEDFSNRTINNIIIKQPKRNQVFIYKALSTIFLNIVYVLIAYISSLLVGTLLSETVDFHLALTILTNQIPLFLCITFLCILLFVTLKRIPQAYLIYSLICLLFDNLSHLISSNLLHLNLPSDVFLFQSLQNAESISVLTFILSTVSLILYCFLSYFIFSRKEFK from the coding sequence ATGAGTAACTATTTTAAAGCAGATCTTTTTAAAATTTATAAAGAGCATAGACTATTTTTATCTCTAGGAATCTTACTGACCTTATCCATCTTATCTGCTTTCTTACTTCGTGGAAATGAAGGATATACCTCCTCAGTTATCCAATTGCTCTCTCAATTTATTACACTATTTTTTATTGTTCCTGCTAACCTTTATTTTGGAGAGGATTTTTCAAACCGAACAATAAATAATATCATTATCAAGCAGCCAAAGAGAAATCAGGTTTTCATATATAAGGCTCTCAGCACCATTTTCCTAAACATTGTATACGTACTAATAGCTTATATTAGCAGTTTACTAGTTGGAACATTACTTTCAGAAACAGTAGATTTTCATCTTGCTTTGACGATTTTGACAAATCAAATCCCTTTATTCTTGTGTATTACCTTTCTTTGCATTCTCTTATTTGTGACCCTAAAGAGAATCCCTCAAGCCTATCTAATCTATAGTTTGATTTGTCTTCTGTTTGATAATCTCTCTCATCTTATCAGTAGTAATCTTCTCCATCTGAATCTCCCATCTGATGTATTCCTTTTCCAATCTCTCCAAAATGCAGAATCAATTTCTGTTCTGACCTTTATACTTAGCACTGTATCTCTTATACTATACTGCTTCTTAAGTTACTTTATTTTTAGCCGTAAAGAATTTAAATAA
- a CDS encoding ATP-binding cassette domain-containing protein, with protein sequence MSKLLSIQGLTKKYDQQIAVNNVSFDIKKGEICGLVGENGAGKTTLLRMLSGLISPSSGNITKTKGYRMGALIESPALQPNLSAIDNLQYMALQLNLPNRKEVIRQTLQIVGLSDVNSKKKAKDFSLGMRQRLAIALAILDKPDFLILDEPINGLDPVGIKEMRAIILKLREQFGMTILISSHILSELEMVVDRYIIMHNGSIVKELKKESLQKQLEKQIYIRTGSNSQMVDVLRDNLINYAIDGEYITLKDDGNIMPIIRLIVQHDIEVKEIFNKQITFEDFYLDLIQEGK encoded by the coding sequence ATGTCAAAACTCTTGTCAATACAAGGATTAACAAAAAAATATGATCAACAAATCGCCGTCAATAATGTATCTTTCGATATTAAAAAAGGAGAAATCTGTGGTCTTGTTGGTGAAAATGGAGCTGGTAAAACTACTCTTCTCAGGATGCTATCAGGTCTAATATCCCCTAGTTCTGGAAATATTACTAAAACAAAAGGCTATCGTATGGGGGCCTTAATTGAGTCTCCTGCTCTCCAACCGAATTTGTCAGCAATCGATAACTTGCAATATATGGCTCTCCAGTTAAATCTGCCAAATAGAAAAGAAGTGATTCGTCAAACACTTCAGATTGTCGGCCTTAGTGATGTGAACTCCAAAAAGAAAGCTAAGGACTTTTCTCTAGGCATGCGCCAACGCTTAGCCATTGCTTTAGCTATTTTGGATAAACCTGACTTCCTTATTCTAGACGAGCCAATTAATGGCTTAGATCCTGTTGGTATTAAAGAAATGAGGGCGATCATTTTGAAATTACGAGAACAATTTGGAATGACTATTCTGATTTCTAGCCACATACTGTCAGAGTTAGAGATGGTTGTTGATCGTTATATTATCATGCACAATGGTAGTATTGTCAAAGAATTAAAAAAAGAATCATTGCAGAAGCAATTGGAAAAACAAATTTATATCAGGACAGGGTCTAATAGTCAAATGGTCGATGTCTTACGAGATAATCTTATCAATTATGCCATTGATGGAGAATATATTACTTTGAAAGATGATGGAAACATCATGCCTATCATTAGATTGATTGTGCAACACGATATTGAAGTAAAAGAGATTTTCAATAAACAAATCACCTTTGAAGACTTTTATCTTGACCTCATCCAGGAAGGAAAATAA
- a CDS encoding peptide chain release factor 3, whose product MSIQDEIKKRRTFAIISHPDAGKTTITEQLLYFGGEIREAGTVKGKKTGNFAKSDWMDIEKQRGISVTSSVMQFDYAGKRVNILDTPGHEDFSEDTYRTLMAVDAAVMVVDSAKGIEAQTKKLFEVVKHRGIPVFTFMNKLDRDGREPLDLLEELEEVLGIASYPMNWPIGMGKAFEGLYDLYNERLELYKGDERFAKIEDGDTLFANNPFYEQAKEDIELLTEAGNEFSEEAILAGELTPVFFGSALTNFGVQTFLDTFLKFAPEPHGHKTVDGDEIDPLNKDFSGFVFKIQANMDPRHRDRIAFVRIVSGEFERGMSVNLTRTGKGAKLSNVTQFMAESRENVENAVAGDIIGVYDTGTYQVGDTLTVGKNKFEFEPLPTFTPELFMKVSAKNVMKQKSFHKGIEQLVQEGAIQLYTNYQTGEYMLGAVGQLQFEVFKHRMENEYNAEVVMTPMGKKTVRWIQPEDLDERMSSSRNILAKDRFDQPVFLFENDFALRWFADKYPDVTLEEKM is encoded by the coding sequence ATGAGTATCCAAGACGAAATCAAAAAACGCCGTACTTTTGCCATCATCTCTCACCCCGATGCTGGTAAAACAACAATCACTGAACAATTGCTTTACTTTGGGGGTGAAATCCGTGAAGCTGGTACCGTAAAAGGTAAGAAAACCGGAAACTTCGCTAAGTCAGACTGGATGGATATTGAGAAACAACGTGGTATCTCAGTAACCTCATCTGTGATGCAGTTTGACTACGCCGGCAAACGTGTCAATATCCTTGATACCCCAGGGCACGAGGACTTCTCAGAAGATACTTACCGTACTCTTATGGCGGTCGACGCTGCCGTCATGGTCGTTGACTCAGCCAAAGGTATCGAGGCCCAAACCAAAAAACTTTTCGAAGTTGTCAAACACCGTGGTATTCCTGTCTTCACCTTCATGAACAAATTGGACCGTGATGGACGTGAGCCACTCGACCTCTTGGAAGAGTTGGAAGAAGTGCTTGGTATTGCCAGCTACCCAATGAACTGGCCTATCGGTATGGGTAAGGCCTTCGAAGGACTTTACGACCTCTATAACGAACGCTTGGAGCTTTACAAGGGTGACGAGCGCTTTGCCAAGATTGAAGATGGTGATACTCTTTTTGCCAACAACCCATTCTATGAGCAAGCTAAAGAAGATATCGAACTCTTGACAGAAGCGGGTAATGAATTCTCTGAAGAAGCTATTTTAGCTGGTGAATTGACACCAGTCTTCTTCGGTTCTGCCCTCACTAACTTTGGGGTTCAAACCTTCCTCGATACCTTCCTCAAATTTGCGCCAGAACCACATGGCCACAAGACAGTTGATGGTGATGAGATTGATCCTCTTAACAAGGATTTCTCTGGTTTTGTTTTCAAAATCCAAGCCAACATGGACCCACGTCACCGTGACCGTATTGCCTTCGTTCGTATCGTGTCTGGTGAATTCGAGCGTGGTATGAGTGTTAACCTAACACGTACAGGTAAAGGAGCTAAGCTCTCTAACGTCACTCAGTTTATGGCTGAATCTCGTGAAAATGTCGAAAATGCCGTGGCAGGAGACATTATAGGGGTTTACGATACAGGAACTTATCAGGTTGGTGATACCCTTACTGTAGGTAAAAACAAATTTGAATTTGAGCCACTGCCAACCTTTACGCCAGAGTTGTTCATGAAAGTTTCTGCTAAAAACGTCATGAAACAGAAGTCCTTCCACAAAGGAATCGAACAATTGGTGCAAGAAGGAGCTATCCAGCTCTACACCAACTACCAAACAGGCGAATACATGCTTGGTGCTGTTGGTCAACTTCAGTTTGAAGTCTTCAAACATCGTATGGAAAATGAGTACAATGCCGAAGTTGTTATGACACCAATGGGTAAAAAGACGGTGCGTTGGATCCAACCTGAGGACCTTGATGAACGCATGTCATCAAGCCGAAATATCTTGGCTAAAGACCGCTTTGACCAACCAGTCTTCCTCTTTGAAAATGACTTTGCCCTCCGTTGGTTTGCGGATAAATATCCAGATGTAACATTGGAAGAGAAGATGTAA
- a CDS encoding amino acid ABC transporter ATP-binding protein — translation MTESILQIKDLKKSFGDNEILKGISLDIKQGEVVVILGSSGCGKSTLLRCINGLETIQGGDILLDGKSITGSKKDFHLIRQKIGMVFQSYDLFPHLDILQNLILGPVKAQGRNKEEVIAEAEKLLDRVGLLDKKHSFARQLSGGQKQRVAIVRSLLMHPEVILFDEVTASLDPEMVREVLELINDLAQEGRTMLIVTHELQFARAIADRIIFMDKGVIAEEGTAEEFFNHPKTQRAQEFLNVFDFSQFGAYL, via the coding sequence ATGACAGAAAGCATTTTACAAATCAAGGATTTGAAAAAGTCCTTTGGGGACAATGAGATTCTCAAAGGCATCTCCTTGGATATTAAACAAGGTGAAGTCGTTGTTATCTTGGGTTCCTCAGGTTGTGGGAAATCGACCTTGCTACGTTGCATCAATGGCTTGGAGACCATTCAAGGAGGCGATATTCTCCTGGATGGCAAGTCTATCACTGGCAGTAAGAAGGATTTTCATCTGATTCGTCAGAAAATCGGAATGGTCTTTCAAAGTTATGACCTCTTTCCACATTTGGACATCCTGCAAAATCTGATTTTGGGGCCGGTCAAAGCTCAGGGGCGTAATAAGGAAGAAGTCATTGCGGAGGCTGAGAAACTTTTGGACCGTGTGGGACTTCTGGACAAGAAGCATAGCTTCGCACGACAACTGTCAGGTGGTCAAAAGCAGCGTGTGGCCATTGTCCGTTCCCTGCTCATGCATCCTGAAGTTATCCTCTTTGACGAGGTGACGGCGTCGCTTGACCCTGAGATGGTTCGTGAGGTTCTGGAATTGATCAATGACCTCGCTCAAGAAGGACGGACCATGTTGATTGTGACCCATGAGCTTCAGTTTGCGCGTGCCATCGCTGACCGTATTATCTTTATGGATAAGGGAGTCATCGCTGAGGAAGGTACTGCTGAAGAATTCTTCAATCATCCAAAGACACAGCGAGCTCAAGAGTTCCTCAATGTCTTTGATTTCAGTCAGTTTGGTGCCTATTTGTAA
- a CDS encoding TIGR02206 family membrane protein: MKDFLTTTQTHPPQIPLPYYLLMLLAMVLLSYLSWRWYKNKIWRWTFLTFQAIQLFALYTWYLWQGFPLYISLPLYHCRMAMFAVLLLKNSRIKSYFAIMGVVGTYCALIYPVFDPYEFPHITGFSFLIGHYALLVNSLNVIFNSYKTHPISKRLIVVATLLLNLALVIVNQTIGGNYGMLKHTPFIMGTPLVVKYLAVSGAVIILMVIMKKGLERFEDKY; this comes from the coding sequence ATGAAGGATTTTTTGACAACCACCCAAACTCATCCACCCCAGATACCTTTGCCCTATTATTTGCTTATGCTTTTGGCGATGGTACTTTTGAGTTACTTGAGTTGGCGTTGGTATAAGAATAAGATATGGCGTTGGACCTTTCTCACTTTCCAAGCCATTCAACTCTTTGCCCTTTATACCTGGTACCTCTGGCAGGGCTTTCCACTTTACATTAGTCTGCCCCTTTACCATTGCCGCATGGCCATGTTTGCTGTTCTCCTCCTGAAAAATAGTAGAATAAAGAGCTATTTCGCTATTATGGGAGTTGTCGGAACTTACTGTGCATTGATTTATCCAGTATTTGATCCCTATGAGTTTCCACATATCACAGGCTTTTCTTTCCTAATTGGTCACTATGCCCTACTGGTCAATAGCCTCAATGTCATTTTTAATAGTTATAAAACTCATCCCATCAGCAAGCGGCTGATTGTGGTGGCTACCTTATTACTAAATCTAGCTTTGGTAATAGTTAATCAGACCATCGGTGGAAACTATGGCATGCTTAAACACACACCATTTATTATGGGAACTCCCTTAGTTGTCAAATACCTTGCTGTTTCAGGAGCTGTGATTATTCTCATGGTAATCATGAAAAAAGGTCTGGAGCGTTTTGAAGACAAATATTAA
- a CDS encoding helix-turn-helix domain-containing protein → MQKFGEIFKKFRESRGIRLKDVAKAGISTSQLSRFEKGQTDLTVSKFMLILDEINMPIEEFMYAVHDFHRDELNELLAKIQLFVSTHNINGLKKLLNSQLKSEPKREKFHHINTILLKIRLQDLSGESYYTKQDLTDLTDYLFSVEYWGYYELLIFANTLDVLNHETLMVLAKEMSRRSDFYKEIPNNRRMISTMLLNVYITCIERKELIDALYFEKQLNQCFFIETEIYERLVFQYAQNYYQYKKEGSNQSIIEMKKCVDAMKLVGSENIAKTYEAHLKKLIEENS, encoded by the coding sequence ATGCAAAAATTTGGAGAAATTTTTAAAAAATTTCGTGAATCAAGAGGGATACGATTAAAAGATGTCGCAAAAGCAGGTATTTCAACGTCTCAACTATCCCGTTTTGAAAAGGGACAAACAGATTTAACCGTTTCAAAGTTTATGTTGATCTTAGATGAAATCAATATGCCTATTGAGGAATTTATGTATGCCGTCCATGATTTTCATCGTGATGAACTGAATGAACTATTAGCAAAGATTCAGCTTTTTGTATCGACTCATAATATTAATGGATTAAAGAAACTACTTAATTCCCAACTAAAATCAGAACCTAAACGAGAAAAGTTTCATCACATTAATACTATTTTATTAAAAATTCGTTTGCAGGATTTATCAGGAGAAAGTTATTATACAAAGCAGGACTTAACCGATTTAACCGATTATCTATTTAGTGTTGAGTACTGGGGTTATTATGAATTATTGATTTTTGCAAATACCTTAGATGTGTTGAACCATGAGACTCTTATGGTTTTGGCAAAGGAGATGTCTAGAAGGTCTGATTTTTACAAAGAGATTCCTAATAATCGACGCATGATATCAACCATGTTATTAAATGTTTATATTACATGCATAGAAAGAAAAGAACTCATTGATGCACTGTATTTTGAAAAACAATTAAACCAATGCTTTTTTATCGAGACTGAAATCTATGAACGATTGGTTTTTCAATATGCACAAAATTATTATCAATATAAAAAAGAAGGAAGCAATCAGTCTATAATCGAAATGAAGAAATGTGTTGATGCCATGAAATTGGTAGGGAGCGAGAATATTGCAAAGACTTATGAAGCACATTTGAAAAAATTGATAGAGGAAAATAGTTAG
- a CDS encoding Rgg/GadR/MutR family transcriptional regulator — protein MSNYGKVFKMIRESKNMSLKEVAGDFVTPAQLSRFENGKSNLSVDTFFHCLENMDVLQGEFSTFYHSYYQDEDIRVSVEIRQAVENHNTSYFRKKIKEYQQRYEENQRKSDRVLIAVFYVMLNRCDANQKIPEEEKQVITDYLMSIDEWCFYELWILGNCSRALSSKTIEILGNELFHRTQFYNGIDENRRRVYRILLNITSQVLDRKEDSIAAKFIKYIERLDILESDMFGRLQLKFIKGQFSYLQGNPNGLEVMRECQRIAEFLECYDVSHQIDRSFSLITDM, from the coding sequence ATGAGTAATTACGGAAAAGTTTTTAAAATGATTCGTGAATCTAAAAATATGTCACTTAAAGAGGTGGCTGGTGACTTCGTAACCCCTGCTCAACTTTCACGCTTTGAAAATGGCAAAAGTAACCTTTCTGTAGATACTTTTTTTCATTGCTTAGAAAATATGGATGTTTTACAAGGAGAGTTTTCTACTTTCTATCATTCTTATTACCAAGACGAAGATATACGTGTTTCTGTAGAAATAAGACAAGCTGTTGAAAACCATAATACTAGCTATTTTAGAAAAAAAATAAAAGAATACCAGCAACGCTACGAGGAGAATCAAAGAAAATCGGACAGAGTTTTAATAGCTGTCTTCTATGTTATGTTAAATCGATGTGATGCAAATCAAAAAATACCTGAAGAAGAGAAACAAGTCATTACTGATTATTTAATGTCTATCGATGAGTGGTGTTTTTATGAACTTTGGATTTTAGGAAATTGTTCTAGGGCTTTAAGTTCTAAAACAATAGAAATCCTTGGTAATGAACTATTTCATCGTACTCAATTTTATAATGGTATAGATGAAAATAGGCGACGGGTTTATCGTATTTTGTTAAATATCACTAGTCAAGTTTTAGATAGAAAAGAGGATAGTATTGCAGCTAAATTTATAAAATATATAGAACGATTAGACATTTTAGAATCAGATATGTTTGGGCGATTACAATTGAAATTTATTAAAGGCCAATTTAGTTATTTGCAAGGTAATCCAAACGGTCTAGAGGTAATGAGAGAATGTCAGAGAATAGCGGAATTTCTAGAATGTTATGATGTGTCGCATCAAATTGATAGGTCATTTTCTCTGATTACAGATATGTAA
- a CDS encoding cysteine ABC transporter substrate-binding protein — protein MKLTKKIFALLALVFALVAVTACSSNSSSGKSTAKARTIEEIKKSGELRIAVFADKKPFGYVDNKGAYQGYDIELGNRLAKDLGVKPKYVSVDAANRAEFLISNKVDITLANFTVTDERKKQVDFALPYMKVSIGVVSPKDKVIKDVKELEGKTLIVTKGTTAETYFEKNYPNIKLQKYDQYSDAYQALLDGRGDAFSTDNTEVLAWALENKGYEVGITSLGNPDTIAPAVQKGNKELLDFINKDIKKLGKENFFHKDYEKTLRPTYGDAAKADDLVVEGGEVK, from the coding sequence ATGAAATTAACAAAGAAAATTTTTGCCCTATTAGCCCTCGTCTTTGCCTTGGTGGCAGTGACTGCTTGCTCAAGTAACAGTAGCTCTGGTAAATCAACAGCCAAAGCACGTACCATCGAAGAAATTAAGAAGAGTGGTGAACTCCGTATCGCCGTCTTTGCGGACAAGAAACCTTTCGGTTATGTAGATAACAAGGGTGCTTACCAAGGTTACGATATTGAACTTGGGAACCGTTTGGCCAAAGATTTGGGTGTTAAACCTAAATACGTCTCAGTAGATGCGGCCAACCGTGCAGAATTCTTGATTTCAAACAAGGTAGATATTACCCTTGCCAACTTTACAGTAACTGATGAACGTAAGAAACAAGTGGACTTTGCCCTTCCTTACATGAAAGTCTCAATCGGTGTGGTGTCACCTAAAGACAAGGTCATTAAGGACGTTAAAGAGCTTGAAGGTAAGACTTTGATTGTTACTAAGGGAACAACTGCTGAAACTTACTTTGAAAAGAACTACCCAAATATCAAATTGCAAAAGTATGACCAATATAGCGATGCTTACCAAGCCCTCCTTGATGGTCGTGGCGATGCCTTCTCAACTGATAATACAGAAGTTCTTGCTTGGGCTCTAGAAAATAAAGGTTATGAAGTAGGAATCACATCACTTGGTAACCCAGATACCATTGCCCCAGCCGTTCAAAAAGGTAACAAAGAACTCCTTGACTTTATCAATAAAGACATTAAGAAACTTGGTAAAGAGAATTTCTTCCACAAAGATTATGAAAAAACACTTCGTCCAACTTACGGTGATGCAGCTAAAGCTGATGACCTCGTGGTTGAAGGTGGCGAAGTGAAATAA
- a CDS encoding UDP-N-acetylmuramoyl-tripeptide--D-alanyl-D-alanine ligase yields the protein MKLTLHEIAKVVGAKNDVTAYEDVAINQIEFDSRKITAGDLFLPLKGARDGHDFIQTAFDNGALATFTEKELPADQVHILVDDALEAFQKLAAYYLEKTEVDVIAVTGSNGKTTTKDMIHDILATTYRTYKTQGNYNNEIGLPYTALHMPDDTEKIVLEMGQDHMGDIHLLSTLAKPKTAVVTLIGEAHLEFFGSRDKIAQGKMQMQDGMPDGSLLLVPSDPIVDPFLPSNLEVVRFGDGAELTVSELTEFKDHLTFSTNFLDGQVTLPVTGKYNATNAMVAAYVAKHLGVTEENILSALANLQLTKNRTEWKKAANGADILSDVYNANPTAMKLILETFSAIPKNEGGKKIAVLADMKELGEQSVQLHTQMILSLTPDAIDTVIFYGEDIAELSQLASQMFPLGHVYYFKKTADEDQFDAMVKQIKESLGEHDQILLKGSNSMNLAKVVEELQAKN from the coding sequence ATGAAACTGACACTCCATGAAATTGCCAAGGTTGTTGGCGCTAAAAATGATGTCACAGCCTATGAAGATGTTGCCATTAACCAGATTGAGTTTGATAGCCGTAAGATTACAGCGGGCGACCTCTTTTTGCCACTAAAAGGTGCGCGTGACGGGCATGATTTTATCCAAACAGCCTTTGACAATGGTGCTCTAGCGACTTTCACAGAAAAAGAATTACCAGCTGATCAAGTCCACATCCTAGTTGATGACGCTCTTGAAGCATTCCAAAAGCTAGCTGCCTACTATCTTGAAAAGACTGAGGTTGATGTTATTGCTGTGACTGGTTCTAATGGTAAGACAACAACCAAGGACATGATTCATGATATCTTGGCAACAACCTATCGTACTTACAAAACCCAAGGCAATTACAACAATGAGATTGGTCTTCCTTATACAGCCCTCCACATGCCTGATGATACGGAGAAAATCGTCCTTGAGATGGGGCAAGACCACATGGGAGACATTCACCTCTTGTCAACCTTGGCTAAGCCAAAAACAGCCGTTGTTACCTTAATCGGAGAGGCTCATTTGGAATTCTTCGGTAGCCGTGACAAGATTGCCCAAGGTAAAATGCAAATGCAAGACGGTATGCCTGATGGTAGCCTCTTGCTTGTGCCAAGTGATCCTATCGTAGATCCTTTCTTGCCAAGCAATCTTGAAGTGGTACGCTTTGGGGATGGCGCGGAGCTTACAGTCTCTGAGTTGACAGAATTCAAGGACCATCTCACCTTTTCAACCAACTTCCTAGACGGACAAGTTACCTTGCCAGTCACTGGAAAATATAATGCCACAAATGCCATGGTTGCTGCTTATGTCGCAAAACACTTGGGTGTAACTGAGGAAAATATCCTCTCAGCTCTTGCTAACTTGCAGCTTACAAAAAACCGTACCGAATGGAAAAAAGCAGCCAACGGTGCCGATATCCTTTCAGACGTTTACAATGCCAATCCAACAGCCATGAAGCTCATTTTGGAGACCTTCTCAGCCATTCCTAAAAATGAAGGAGGCAAGAAAATTGCTGTCCTAGCTGATATGAAAGAACTCGGTGAACAGTCTGTGCAACTTCACACGCAGATGATACTAAGTCTGACACCAGATGCTATTGATACGGTGATTTTCTACGGTGAGGATATTGCAGAATTGTCGCAACTTGCTAGCCAAATGTTCCCTCTTGGTCATGTTTATTATTTCAAGAAAACAGCTGACGAAGACCAATTTGACGCTATGGTCAAACAAATCAAAGAAAGCCTAGGTGAGCACGATCAAATCTTGCTCAAGGGCTCTAACTCTATGAACCTAGCCAAGGTCGTGGAAGAATTACAAGCTAAGAATTAA